GAACGAAAAAAACGGCTCTTTTAACCTTCAATCCTAGAGGTTGTGGAACCCTTAAATAAGGTTTAGCAGGTAGAGTTGGTAGGATTCACTCAAAAATCTGGGAATTAAGGAGGCACAGACAACTGGGTGAGGTTTACATAGGAAATGTCCCAATGTAGTAGAGAAAGTTATGACAACGGAGTTACATCCAGTTGATAAATGGAAATCAATCCCGTGGCGCAAGCTACGGAAAATTGTATTTCGCCTACAAGTTCGGATATTCAAGGCTCAAAAGAGTAGAAACGCACAATTAGTGCGAAAACTTCAGAAGCTTTTACTAAGTATCTTAGCAAAAATAACTTCCTAATTTAGCCAACAAGTGCTATCCTGTTTTGAATGGAGGAAAGAACGAGCCAG
Above is a window of Merismopedia glauca CCAP 1448/3 DNA encoding:
- a CDS encoding reverse transcriptase N-terminal domain-containing protein, which encodes MTTELHPVDKWKSIPWRKLRKIVFRLQVRIFKAQKSRNAQLVRKLQKLLLSILAKITS